One Scyliorhinus canicula chromosome 12, sScyCan1.1, whole genome shotgun sequence genomic region harbors:
- the rfx7a gene encoding DNA-binding protein RFX7 isoform X3, which yields MAEEQPEPEQQLHKQEGTGALPSLLPGMAESEASALQQKLKNSICKTVQSKVDCILQEVMKFTDLEKLYLYLQLPSGPSNGIKSNPSSLSSSRTQQMHAFNWIRNNLEDHPDTSLPKQEVYDEYKGYCDNLGYNSLSAADFGKIMKNVFPNMKARRLGTRGKSKYCFSGLRKKAFVHMPSLPSLDFHKTGEGSEGSHSVCHLQSIDEEVRSAACSLVCEWAQKVLIRKFDSVVDLARFLVTSHYIGTKSVAALSLMAGAPSGAKQPSAFMPMTESNSFQPQVKTLLSPSVDAKQQLQRKIQQNTLKKQQEQKLQSPLPGDQQAKKVEGATGTTLGGVTAIPNGSPALLSPQPTIGIVVATVPSPIQMQRSTQMMTSPSPLGSSESKVLPLNVHVVAQHMQSVKQQQKTVQNVPASPHNDRTRPRYHQILPKPASTSTLTLSSPTTVLLASSPIKTVVSGTPHASPLNMVKMTTISLPPNTGASPKPTSANNNIGIADKLKTLRVGSTSCLPAAGSKTRSATSTPTAEVVKSEHEAISGDEKQIQCQENSSHLKDPRRTVGSSPCGQKINSEAIMKMKMSNGKAANEKTAKVCNGQKTEGKKTKNEGKFLHNENLAISVVGNNQNAFSVSSTSNFTCTSINSKSITNTARSHKDSGMCPKSPRKRSPSNSAFEPQVPPVKKAMLLEHAVGSAEHQKASRGTAVMTSPKLSAALPVQSENAPAVTQAPSKITVKLNTMGITRILANPSSDIQVVTLDCPLTTDEQTFQENKTTNLEMSSFSLQGNTNTKLTTNHTDLQHIKKNHQCFPTTEGHQVLNANVIGNSGTIDFHVYDWEPVQCNGLDQQSYDQQMQAQSQLQSSTSVQLQGLNQAQSSNQLVLQDSLLELTPSGTQNNENYFPFDEDLTQDSIVEELVLFEEQMSMSGYGTGLGIPTHSHSTIGHGTVLSSHQAGQFYHPVHSSGTPTPTPTPTPTPNPTPTSEMIGSQTCSSPSSRMAQTTPVDSALGSSRHTPVGTPHSNCSSSVPPSPVECRNPFAFTPISSSMAYQDSSVISSSPVKPMQRPMATHPDKTKIEWMNNGYNTGVGNSAVSSSGVGILPSYQELAEDHFRKPHAFAVPGQTMQSYHHNTMQLQSRHHDAQLGRLTPVSPVQHQVTSMANGSKQEGFAVPAPLDNKGIHSLISNFRCRSVSPAVHRQRNLSGSTLTPVMNLPRTSLASFGNLVTPEIHNTFANNISNNSANSMAQRSQSVPLSVMMQTPFPSYQKQTNTKKITNVLLSKLDSDSDDAVRGLGINNLPSNYTARMNLTQILETTSSCASANQQPMINSSSSIFEFQKPSYLLKHTNNDQLGYISEDNQAQTEAREQSLDFNNTVKDFLAEDSLQPSQQMVGQVSSDLNVASDFSSDLRLSTELSGSINDLSTLDTNLLFDPSKQQGQDVDATLEELNDEAVFQQICNESMNSMQSSGFDWMESKDHPTVEMLG from the exons CAAGAAGTGATGAAGTTTACAGATCTAGAAAAACTCTACCTCTACCTTCAGTTGCCTTCTGGTCCTAGCAATGGAATCAAAAG TAATCCAAGTTCTTTGTCATCCAGTCGTACCCAGCAAATGCATGCTTTTAACTGGATCCGAAATAATTTGGAGGACCACCCAGATACTTCACTGCCCAAACAAGAAGTCTACGATGAATACAA AGGCTATTGTGACAATCTTGGTTATAACTCTTTAAGTGCAGCTGACTTTGGGAAGATTATGAAGAATGTCTTCCCAAACATGAAAGCCCGACGCCTAGGCACAAGAGGCAAATCaaa ATATTGCTTTAGTGGTCTGAGGAAAAAAGCTTTTGTTCACATGCCATCGTTACCGAGTCTGGATTTTCACAAAACCGGAGAAGGG TCTGAAGGATCGCACTCTGTATGCCACCTGCAGAGTATTGATGAAGAGGTCAGGTCTGCAGCTTGCAGTCTGGTATGTGAGTGGGCCCAGAAAGTATTAATCCGAAAATTTGATTCAGTGGTCGATCTAGCTCGCTTCCTTGTTACTAGTCACTATATTGGCACTAAGTCTGTTGCTGCGTTGTCGTTGATGGCAGGTGCACCTTCAG GAGCAAAACAGCCTTCTGCTTTTATGCCCATGACTGAAAGCAATTCCTTTCAGCCTCAAGTGAAGACTTTGCTTTCCCCATCAGTCGATGCCAAGCAACAGTTACAACGTAAAATTCAACAGAATACACTGAAGAAACAACAAGAGCAGAAACTCCAATCTCCACTACCAGGGGATCAACAAGCAAAGAAAGTGGAAGGTGCCACAGGTACCACTCTCGGGGGAGTGACCGCCATCCCCAATGGAAGCCCTGCtctgctttctcctcaacctacCATTGGCATTGTGGTGGCAACTGTCCCCAGCCCTATCCAA atgcagagaagcacacagatgATGACGTCACCAAGTCCATTAGGATCATCGGAGAGCAAGGTCCTTCCTTTGAACGTTCATGTTGTTGCGCAACACATGCAGTCAGTCAAACAGCAACAGAAGACTGTCCAGAATGTTCCTGCCAGTCCACATAATGATCGCACAAGACCTCGCTATCATCAAATCTTACCTAAACCAGCCTCAACCAGCACGCTTACCCTCAGCTCCCCAACTACGGTACTTTTGGCCAGTAGTCCAATTAAAACTGTTGTTTCTGGAACACCCCACGCAAGCCCCCTGAATATGGTGAAGATGACAACAATATCTCTCCCTCCTAACACTGGTGCATCTCCCAAACCTACATCAGCAAATAACAACATTGGGATAGCAGACAAATTGAAAACATTGAGAGTAGGCTCAACTTCTTGCCTTCCTGCTGCAGGATCCAAAACACGTAGTGCCACATCTACACCTACTGCTGAGGTTGTTAAATCTGAACATGAGGCAATATCAGGTGATGAAAAGCAGATTCAGTGCCAAGAGAATTCAAGTCACTTAAAGGATCCAAGAAGGACAGTTGGTTCCTCTCCATGCGGACAGAAAATTAATAGTGAAGCTATCATGAAAATGAAGATGTCAAATGGAAAAGCAGCTAATGAGAAGACAGCAAAAGTCTGTAATGGTCAGAAAACTGAAGGAAAAAAGACCAAAAACGAAGGCAAGTTTCTGCATAATGAAAATCTGGCCATTTCAGTTGTGGGAAATAATCAAAATGCTTTTTCTGTTTCCTCCACTTCAAATTTCACTTGTACCAGCATTAATTCAAAATCCATTACTAATACTGCCAGGTCTCATAAAGACAGTGGGATGTGCCCAAAAAGCCCAAGAAAACGCTCTCCCTCTAATTCTGCATTTGAACCACAGGTGCCTCCTGTGAAGAAAGCTATGCTTTTAGAACATGCTGTCGGTAGTGCAGAACACCAGAAGGCCAGTCGTGGCACTGCAGTAATGACATCTCCAAAACTATCTGCAGCTTTACCAGTACAAAGTGAAAACGCACCAGCAGTGACTCAGGCACCCAGTAAAATTACTGTTAAACTGAATACAATGGGAATAACTCGCATATTAGCAAACCCTTCATCCGATATTCAAGTTGTAACCTTAGATTGCCCTCTGACTACTGATGAACAAACCTTTCAGGAAAACAAAACTACAAATTTGGAAATGAGTTCATTCAGTTTGCAAGGAAACACAAATACAAAGCTGACCACCAACCATACAGACCTGCAGCATATCAAAAAGAATCACCAGTGTTTTCCAACTACTGAAGGACATCAGGTTCTAAATGCTAATGTGATCGGGAATTCGGGAACCATTGATTTTCACGTGTATGATTGGGAGCCTGTACAATGTAATGGCTTGGATCAACAGTCTTATGATCAGCAAATGCAGGCTCAAAGCCAGCTGCAGAGTTCTACTTCAGTTCAGCTGCAAGGCCTAAATCAAGCACAGTCATCAAACCAGTTAGTTCTGCAGGATAGTTTGTTGGAGCTCACACCTTCAGGTACACAAAACAATGAAAACTACTTTCCGTTTGATGAAGATCTCACACAGGACAGTATTGTCGAAGAATTAGTATTATTTGAAGAGCAAATGTCTATGAGTGGCTATGGAACTGGTTTGGGAATACCTACTCATAGCCATTCCACAATAGGTCACGGTACAGTGCTGTCATCTCATCAGGCTGGACAATTCTATCATCCAGTCCATAGCAGTggcacaccaacaccaacaccaacacctacCCCGACACCCAATCCAACACCTACATCAGAAATGATTGGCTCTCAAACTTGTTCAAGTCCAAGCTCCAGAATGGCTCAAACAACGCCAGTAGATAGTGCACTTGGCAGCAGCAGACATACACCAGTCGGCACTCCTCATTCGAACTGTAGTAGTAGTGTGCCTCCAAGCCCTGTTGAATGCAGGAATCCATTTGCTTTTACTCCAATAAGCTCCAGCATGGCATACCAAGATTCTAGTGTCATTTCCAGCAGCCCCGTTAAACCAATGCAGAGGCCTATGGCAACTCACCCAGACAAAACAAAAATTGAATGGATGAATAATGGATACAACACTGGAGTAGGCAACTCTGCAGTTTCTAGCAGTGGTGTTGGTATTCTTCCCAGTTATCAGGAACTGGCAGAGGACCACTTTAGAAAACCACATGCCTTTGCTGTTCCTGGACAAACGATGCAGTCATATCACCATAATACCATGCAGTTACAGTCTAGACATCATGATGCTCAGTTGGGGCGTTTGACTCCAGTTTCACCTGTACAACATCAGGTAACTTCTATGGCTAACGGCAGTAAGCAGGAGGGTTTTGCAGTTCCAGCACCTCTTGACAACAAAGGAATACATTCATTAATCAGTAATTTTAGGTGTCgtagtgtcagtcctgctgttcATCGTCAACGTAATCTTAGTGGAAGTACTCTAACTCCTGTGATGAACTTGCCAAGAACAAGTTTGGCATCTTTTGGAAACCTAGTGACACCTGAAATTCACAACACCTTTGCTAACAATATTTCAAATAACAGTGCCAACAGTATGGCTCAGCGAAGCCAATCTGTCCCTTTGTCTGTTATGATGCAAACACCTTTCCCATCTTACCAGAAACAAACCAACACTAAGAAAATTACAAACGTGTTGTTAAGCAAACTTGATTCAGACAGTGATGATGCTGTCAGAGGTCTGGGAATAAACAACTTGCCCTCCAATTATACAGCAAGGATGAATCTTACTCAGATATTGGAGACAACATCTAGCTGTGCTAGTGCCAACCAGCAACCAATGATTAATTCAAGCTCTTCTATCTTTGAATTCCAGAAGCCTAGTTACCTCCTAAAACACACCAACAATGATCAGTTAGGTTATATTTCTGAGGATAATCAAGCACAAACAGAAGCCAGAGAGCAGTCATTGGATTTCAACAATACAGTCAAAGACTTTCTGGCTGAAGACAGCCTACAACCAAGCCAGCAAATGGTTGGTCAAGTATCATCAGATCTAAATGTTGCCTCTGATTTCTCCAGTGATCTCAGGTTGTCCACTGAGCTTTCAGGCAGCATAAATGATTTGAGCACTTTAGATACAAATCTGCTGTTTGACCCAAGTAAGCAACAGGGACAAGATGTTGATGCTACACTGGAGGAATTGAATGATGAGGCAGTGTTCCAGCAAATCTGTAATGAGTCCATGAACTCCATGCAGTCTTCAGGTTTTGACTGGATGGAAAGTAAAGATCATCCTACAGTTGAAATGTTAGGTTAA